A single Acidobacteriota bacterium DNA region contains:
- the pilM gene encoding type IV pilus assembly protein PilM, whose amino-acid sequence MAEGNDTPLAAQTFSAAWAGIWQEASPMAWGKSKKLVGLDIGSSSIKAVELARKGTGFELVSLGIEPLGQDVVVDGSIMDALLVTSAIKKVVADNKIKAKQVATSVSGHSVIVKRMTLSAVGEAELASAIPYEAQQHIPFDVADVNLSYQVMGPAPGGGTEVMMVAAKREKILNHTNVLSQAGRVPVVVDIDALALQNAFEANYDPQPGALAALLNIGASTMNINIVRDGTPLFTRDVSVGGNQYTDTLRKELDLSFDDAERLKQGRSLLNISADAAAPHLRSVSEILLLEIHKTFDFFRQTTSQENIGAIYLSGGTAKIAGLLDLLKEEFHVPIEMMDPFRRVNINPARFDVGSTAEVAPRLCVAMGLALRSFDSP is encoded by the coding sequence ATGGCTGAAGGGAACGATACGCCGCTCGCGGCTCAGACCTTTTCGGCGGCGTGGGCCGGGATCTGGCAGGAGGCATCGCCTATGGCTTGGGGGAAATCGAAGAAACTCGTGGGCCTTGATATTGGCTCCAGCTCGATCAAGGCCGTTGAGCTGGCAAGAAAAGGCACAGGCTTTGAGCTCGTGAGTCTCGGCATTGAACCGCTTGGGCAGGACGTTGTGGTTGACGGTTCAATTATGGATGCGCTGCTGGTTACTTCGGCTATCAAGAAGGTGGTAGCTGATAACAAGATCAAAGCGAAGCAAGTTGCCACGTCGGTGTCAGGACATTCCGTGATTGTGAAGAGGATGACTCTGAGCGCAGTGGGCGAGGCCGAACTGGCTTCCGCAATTCCCTATGAGGCGCAGCAACACATTCCTTTTGACGTGGCCGACGTCAATCTCAGCTATCAGGTGATGGGGCCTGCGCCCGGCGGGGGGACGGAAGTCATGATGGTGGCGGCGAAGCGCGAAAAAATTTTGAACCACACCAACGTTCTGAGCCAGGCCGGCAGGGTGCCGGTGGTGGTTGACATTGATGCCCTGGCCCTGCAAAACGCCTTTGAAGCCAACTATGACCCACAGCCCGGCGCCCTGGCGGCCCTTCTGAACATTGGGGCCAGCACGATGAATATTAATATTGTGCGGGACGGCACGCCGCTGTTTACGCGCGACGTTTCGGTAGGGGGTAATCAGTACACCGACACGCTCCGGAAGGAACTGGACCTGAGTTTCGATGATGCCGAGCGACTAAAGCAGGGCCGTTCGCTTCTGAATATCTCCGCGGACGCTGCGGCGCCACACCTGCGCTCGGTGTCAGAGATCCTGTTGCTCGAGATCCACAAGACCTTCGACTTCTTCCGGCAGACGACCTCGCAGGAAAACATCGGGGCGATTTACCTTTCCGGCGGGACTGCGAAAATAGCAGGTCTGCTGGACCTGCTAAAGGAAGAGTTCCATGTTCCGATTGAAATGATGGACCCTTTCCGGCGAGTGAACATCAACCCAGCGCGGTTTGATGTGGGAAGCACAGCGGAAGTCGCGCCTCGCCTGTGCGTGGCGATGGGTCTGGCCCTGAGGAGTTTTGATTCGCCATGA
- a CDS encoding HAD family hydrolase — protein MPSGPQLHISERRETHLRGKFSVNGQSEKAVKRPVVFSDFDGTITRLDVTDEILENFADPSWREVEELWLRGDIGSKECFRRQAALVRATPKELNALIDAIPLDPDFQEFYRTLKGWRLPFYIVSDSFDYVIRRVLKRVGADGELRNGRHLFSTGVRLEGGGMRALFPHGNHGCDHGCATCKPAIIRRLRKKQQPVVFIGDGLSDRFAVEAADVVFAKHELLAYCRERGVASRPFETFSDVQKDLAEILETGSFERDAAVGAAS, from the coding sequence CTGCCATCTGGCCCTCAACTGCACATATCGGAGAGAAGGGAGACACACTTGAGGGGGAAATTTTCCGTGAACGGCCAGAGCGAAAAAGCGGTGAAAAGGCCTGTGGTTTTTTCCGATTTTGACGGAACAATTACCCGCCTGGACGTCACCGACGAAATCCTGGAGAATTTTGCGGACCCTTCCTGGCGGGAGGTGGAGGAGCTGTGGCTCCGGGGTGATATTGGATCCAAGGAATGCTTCAGGCGGCAGGCGGCGCTGGTGCGCGCGACGCCGAAAGAGTTGAACGCGCTGATTGATGCCATTCCCCTCGACCCTGATTTCCAGGAGTTTTATCGCACATTGAAGGGCTGGCGACTGCCTTTCTACATTGTCAGCGACAGTTTTGATTACGTCATCCGCCGCGTGCTGAAGCGGGTGGGTGCGGACGGCGAACTGCGAAACGGCCGCCATCTGTTTTCAACCGGAGTGCGGCTGGAAGGTGGCGGAATGCGGGCGCTTTTTCCCCACGGCAATCACGGCTGCGATCACGGCTGCGCCACCTGCAAGCCAGCGATCATTCGCCGCCTTCGAAAGAAGCAACAGCCGGTAGTTTTTATCGGTGACGGCCTCTCAGACCGGTTTGCAGTGGAAGCTGCCGACGTTGTTTTTGCCAAGCATGAGTTGCTGGCCTACTGCCGCGAGCGCGGCGTGGCTAGCCGGCCGTTTGAAACTTTTAGTGACGTGCAGAAGGACCTGGCCGAAATTCTTGAGACAGGGTCTTTTGAGCGAGATGCCGCGGTGGGCGCCGCATCGTAA
- a CDS encoding choice-of-anchor D domain-containing protein → MKDAGTFAGSGHCAACRTAFQTVISVALFSMTLGALASGAAERPKQAGPLPSHVRYASLPLAFEQNQGQANSAVKFLARGSGYAVFLTENEAVISLERSVTDLCKTSSTAPLDGHCLHHGKIRKDVFRLQWVGANFAPQVKGLARQTGSSNYLIGNDPAKWVRGVPSYSRVEYHGIYPSVGLIYYGNQRELEFDLDMAPGVDPGSARLEITGDNHHAAKVQVNSDGELVVQTRAGDVRFRKPVAYQPVAGAGKGRHYFAARYVMDNNGQVGFGVSGYDPAKPLVIDPVLSYSTYLGGADYNYATGIAVDASGYTYITGYTSSVDFPVSGGVQGVFAGGNCNTEVNTAPCFDAFVSKLNPQGTALIYSTYLGGTGDDEGVRVAVDSSGQAYVAGFTDSLDFPTAGPLQGSNGGGACGTTAYPAPCYDAFVAKLTASGSNLAYSTYLGGTGDDFSTSIAADSNGNAYVGGLTSASNFPVTYGALQTSYGGGPFDGFMAKINPNGSALVYSTYLGGSQEDHVNGIAIDSSGNAYLAGQTNSANFPVKGGFQPRYTAASCGSALSNIPCFEGFISELNPTGTALVYSTYLGGTAASYGSDIALDSSGAAYMTGWTTSRDFPVTPGAYDTAWGGGNEIFVAKIAPAGGAISYATYLGDIYPDQANTIAVDGSGDAWIAGFTYGGKFPVASPLQSASGGLYDAVVGEISPTGASLLFSTYLGGTGDDAANGLALDSSGNVYVAGDTFSTDFPVTPSVMTTGYTGGSYDAWVAKIGPQNAAGLIATPNPLVFASQEVNTTSTPSILKIGDAGSAALSISGISVTGDFAETSLCGQTVSPAAQCAVDLTFTPTATGTRTGTLVISDSAAGSPHTVHLSGYGTSGAVSLSASSLDFGSVVVGTTSTKTVALTNPAQSPLDISSIQAGGDYTESNNCGSVVNSGASCNISISFTPSAVGTSVGTVTITDTGLGSPQSITLTGTGVPPFSLSADQSLETILVGSAQTQFTVRASASGAFTNPIALGCTNIAPATCAFNPATIVPGQSSMLTVGNLGGLASQSLNFTVTGTAGAPSTATTGTSTSASGTMTASLALTVQIADFTLTASPANNSIQAGQSANYTLTITPLNGFNMPVSFGCSGAPQGATCSFSSSTLQVTPSGPVQDTLTVQTTARSLAGPPSSGWRGRRILWFAVLACWGFLVFGLSFARGRRRYLVAALRTASALFLVSLALASCGGGGSASTAPIIGTPAGTYTLDITVMAQTLSHTSQITLQVK, encoded by the coding sequence TTGAAAGATGCGGGGACGTTTGCCGGGTCGGGCCATTGTGCCGCATGCAGGACAGCTTTTCAAACCGTTATCTCTGTTGCCTTATTTTCGATGACTTTGGGGGCGCTGGCTTCTGGAGCGGCGGAACGTCCGAAACAGGCGGGGCCCTTGCCTTCCCATGTCCGGTACGCATCGCTGCCATTGGCCTTTGAGCAAAACCAGGGGCAGGCGAACTCCGCTGTGAAATTTCTGGCGCGGGGAAGCGGCTACGCGGTCTTCCTCACGGAAAACGAGGCGGTGATTTCGCTGGAACGGAGCGTTACGGATTTATGTAAGACGTCTTCCACTGCACCGCTTGACGGACACTGTCTTCATCACGGGAAAATCCGGAAAGATGTTTTTCGCCTCCAGTGGGTGGGAGCAAACTTCGCGCCCCAGGTCAAAGGCCTGGCCAGGCAAACCGGAAGCAGCAACTACCTGATCGGCAACGACCCGGCAAAGTGGGTGAGGGGCGTTCCCTCGTATTCCAGGGTTGAATATCACGGCATTTATCCCAGCGTTGGCCTTATTTATTACGGCAACCAACGAGAGCTTGAATTCGATCTCGATATGGCGCCGGGCGTTGATCCAGGCTCCGCCCGGCTGGAAATCACAGGCGACAACCATCATGCGGCAAAGGTACAGGTCAATTCGGATGGCGAACTCGTTGTGCAGACTCGTGCCGGCGACGTGCGGTTCAGGAAGCCGGTTGCGTATCAGCCTGTGGCTGGTGCGGGGAAGGGAAGACACTACTTTGCCGCCCGATACGTGATGGATAACAACGGCCAGGTTGGCTTTGGCGTCAGTGGTTATGATCCCGCAAAGCCGCTGGTGATCGATCCGGTGCTGAGTTATTCCACTTATCTCGGCGGCGCCGACTACAATTACGCGACCGGCATCGCGGTTGATGCGTCGGGTTACACCTACATCACGGGTTACACAAGCTCAGTTGATTTCCCCGTCAGTGGCGGCGTGCAGGGCGTTTTTGCAGGTGGAAACTGCAACACCGAGGTTAACACCGCTCCCTGCTTTGACGCGTTTGTTTCCAAGCTCAATCCGCAGGGAACTGCTCTAATCTATTCAACTTATCTTGGAGGGACGGGGGACGACGAGGGTGTTCGTGTTGCCGTCGATTCTTCCGGACAGGCCTACGTTGCAGGATTTACCGACTCGCTCGATTTTCCCACGGCGGGCCCTCTGCAGGGTTCCAACGGAGGCGGCGCCTGCGGCACAACGGCTTACCCGGCCCCCTGCTATGACGCCTTTGTCGCCAAGCTCACCGCCTCCGGGTCGAACCTGGCCTATTCCACGTACCTTGGCGGGACGGGGGACGATTTCTCCACAAGCATCGCGGCGGATTCGAACGGCAACGCCTATGTCGGCGGTCTGACTTCCGCTTCCAATTTTCCCGTTACCTACGGAGCACTGCAGACGAGTTACGGCGGCGGACCCTTTGATGGCTTCATGGCCAAAATCAATCCAAACGGTTCAGCTCTTGTTTATTCCACTTATCTTGGCGGCAGCCAGGAGGATCACGTAAATGGCATCGCGATTGATTCTTCAGGCAACGCCTACCTGGCGGGGCAGACAAACTCGGCGAATTTCCCGGTGAAGGGGGGCTTTCAACCGCGCTATACGGCAGCGTCGTGCGGATCGGCGCTGAGCAACATTCCCTGCTTCGAAGGCTTTATCAGCGAATTGAATCCAACCGGCACAGCGCTGGTTTATTCCACTTATCTTGGCGGGACCGCAGCGAGCTATGGGTCCGACATCGCCCTCGATTCTTCCGGCGCCGCCTATATGACCGGCTGGACAACTTCCCGGGACTTTCCCGTCACGCCGGGAGCTTATGATACGGCCTGGGGCGGCGGGAACGAAATCTTTGTCGCCAAAATTGCGCCGGCGGGGGGAGCGATCAGCTACGCGACGTACCTCGGTGATATCTACCCGGACCAGGCGAACACCATCGCCGTGGATGGCAGCGGCGACGCCTGGATTGCAGGCTTCACCTACGGCGGAAAGTTCCCCGTAGCGTCTCCGCTGCAGTCGGCGAGCGGCGGCCTGTACGACGCCGTTGTCGGTGAGATTAGTCCGACGGGAGCCAGTCTGCTTTTCTCCACCTATCTGGGCGGCACGGGTGACGATGCCGCCAACGGCCTTGCTCTTGATTCTTCCGGCAACGTCTATGTGGCCGGCGACACTTTTTCAACCGACTTCCCGGTTACGCCTTCAGTCATGACTACCGGCTACACAGGCGGTTCTTACGACGCCTGGGTTGCGAAGATCGGACCGCAGAATGCCGCCGGGCTTATCGCGACGCCCAATCCGCTCGTTTTCGCCAGCCAGGAGGTCAACACCACCAGCACGCCGTCCATCCTGAAGATCGGCGATGCAGGCAGCGCGGCGCTCAGTATTTCAGGGATTTCCGTGACCGGTGATTTTGCGGAGACCAGCTTGTGCGGGCAGACCGTCTCCCCGGCGGCCCAGTGTGCCGTTGATTTGACTTTCACGCCTACGGCAACAGGCACGCGAACCGGCACGCTGGTGATCAGCGACAGCGCCGCGGGCAGTCCTCACACCGTTCATTTAAGCGGCTACGGAACAAGCGGAGCGGTGAGTCTTTCGGCCTCCAGCCTGGATTTTGGTTCCGTCGTCGTGGGCACGACCAGCACGAAAACGGTAGCGCTGACGAACCCGGCGCAGTCGCCGCTCGATATATCAAGCATCCAGGCGGGCGGGGACTATACGGAGTCTAACAATTGCGGCAGCGTTGTAAACTCGGGTGCGAGTTGTAACATCAGCATCAGTTTTACGCCTTCTGCGGTGGGAACCAGCGTTGGAACGGTAACCATTACAGATACCGGTCTCGGCTCGCCGCAGTCGATCACACTGACGGGGACGGGAGTTCCGCCCTTTTCACTTTCGGCGGACCAGAGTCTCGAAACAATCCTGGTGGGGAGCGCCCAGACCCAGTTCACTGTGCGGGCTTCAGCCAGCGGTGCGTTTACGAATCCCATAGCTCTTGGCTGCACCAATATTGCGCCCGCCACCTGTGCATTCAATCCGGCCACCATTGTTCCAGGGCAATCCAGCATGCTTACGGTGGGCAACCTGGGCGGGCTGGCTTCACAGTCGCTAAATTTTACCGTGACAGGGACTGCTGGTGCGCCTTCCACTGCGACCACAGGAACGAGTACATCGGCTTCCGGGACGATGACTGCATCGCTCGCGCTCACTGTGCAGATTGCAGACTTCACCCTTACCGCCTCGCCGGCGAACAACTCCATTCAGGCCGGACAGTCAGCGAATTATACCCTGACGATTACGCCCCTCAACGGGTTTAACATGCCCGTATCTTTTGGTTGCAGCGGCGCGCCCCAGGGCGCCACCTGCTCTTTTTCCTCCTCTACTCTGCAGGTAACCCCTTCCGGCCCTGTGCAAGACACTCTCACCGTGCAGACGACGGCGCGGTCGCTGGCTGGCCCTCCTTCCAGCGGCTGGCGGGGCCGGCGAATTCTATGGTTTGCGGTCCTGGCCTGCTGGGGCTTCCTGGTTTTCGGACTGTCTTTCGCCAGAGGCCGGAGGCGGTATCTTGTGGCTGCCCTCAGGACGGCCTCGGCTTTGTTTCTGGTTTCGCTCGCACTGGCTTCGTGCGGCGGGGGCGGCAGCGCATCCACAGCACCGATCATCGGAACCCCCGCCGGGACTTATACGCTGGACATTACTGTTATGGCGCAAACGCTGAGCCATACCAGCCAGATTACACTCCAGGTGAAATGA
- the fabF gene encoding beta-ketoacyl-[acyl-carrier-protein] synthase II, translated as MRRVVITGLGVFSSTGKNTDSFFENLVQGRSGVKPISQFDSSPLSIKIAAEIPDYNADEYFPAKRQDMLDKFTQFALIAAGEAMESSGLKVRDEERCRFGVVMGSGMGGAGSYDAGYHNLYAKRLTRLHPFTIPRIMHNAATSHICMEFGAQGPALATSTACSSSGHAIGEAFHLIKFGMADMVLAGGADAPITYGVMRCWEAVRVLASGNGDPAAACRPFSADRKGMVIGEGSGVILLEELDHALDRGATIYGELAGCGMSSDASHITQPSVDGPVRAIRMALDEAGVGPEEIDYINAHGTGTRLNDAVETQVIKEVFNSYARKLAISSTKSMHGHAMGATGAIEFVATVMAIGRGVIPPTANYTQPDPECDLDYVPNVARERRIRAALSNSFAFGGLNAVLLVRRWE; from the coding sequence GTGCGCAGGGTCGTCATAACAGGGCTGGGAGTTTTTTCCTCCACGGGCAAGAACACGGATAGCTTTTTTGAGAACCTGGTGCAAGGCCGATCAGGTGTCAAACCCATATCCCAATTTGATTCTTCCCCGCTTTCCATAAAAATCGCGGCCGAAATTCCCGATTACAATGCGGACGAATACTTCCCTGCCAAGCGCCAGGATATGCTGGACAAGTTCACGCAATTCGCGCTGATTGCTGCCGGCGAAGCCATGGAAAGCAGCGGCCTCAAGGTCCGTGATGAAGAACGCTGCCGCTTTGGCGTGGTGATGGGTTCCGGAATGGGCGGCGCAGGAAGCTATGACGCCGGCTATCACAATCTTTACGCAAAACGGCTCACACGATTGCACCCCTTCACGATTCCGCGCATTATGCACAATGCTGCGACATCGCACATCTGCATGGAATTTGGCGCGCAGGGGCCTGCGCTTGCAACCTCAACAGCATGCTCGTCGTCTGGCCACGCCATTGGAGAGGCGTTCCACCTCATCAAGTTTGGAATGGCGGACATGGTGCTGGCCGGCGGCGCCGACGCCCCAATCACTTACGGTGTGATGCGCTGTTGGGAGGCTGTGCGGGTGCTTGCCTCGGGAAATGGAGACCCTGCCGCAGCTTGCCGTCCTTTTTCTGCGGACCGCAAGGGAATGGTGATTGGAGAAGGCTCAGGTGTTATCCTGCTGGAGGAGCTGGACCACGCCCTCGATCGTGGCGCCACCATTTATGGCGAGCTTGCAGGCTGCGGTATGAGTTCAGATGCATCTCACATCACCCAGCCGTCGGTGGACGGCCCGGTACGTGCCATCCGCATGGCGCTGGATGAAGCCGGAGTCGGCCCGGAGGAGATTGATTACATCAACGCTCACGGGACCGGAACGCGCCTCAATGACGCGGTCGAAACCCAGGTGATCAAGGAAGTCTTTAACAGCTACGCCAGGAAACTGGCGATCAGTTCAACAAAATCAATGCACGGACACGCCATGGGCGCAACGGGGGCGATAGAGTTTGTGGCCACCGTGATGGCGATTGGACGTGGAGTGATCCCGCCCACTGCGAATTATACGCAGCCGGATCCCGAATGTGATCTTGACTATGTTCCCAACGTAGCGCGGGAAAGGCGCATCCGTGCCGCACTTTCGAATTCGTTTGCGTTCGGCGGTTTGAACGCCGTGTTGCTGGTGCGACGCTGGGAGTGA
- a CDS encoding aminotransferase class III-fold pyridoxal phosphate-dependent enzyme, with translation MSLPDTTTKAAELLELERRYCSFGDTVHYLDPPKVFSNCEGCYLYDEQGTPYLDLQMWYSAANFGYKNPRLNDALKRQVDRLPQLACQYLHPEKIEVAARIAQYCEKRFGVKGRVHFNVGGSQAIEDSIKLVRNATGKNLMFAFMGSYHGRTLGASAMTSSYRYRRRFGHFSDRAQFVFYPYCHRCIYGLKPETCGLYCEEQFEKLFDSEYYGVWDAKAEVSEFGAFYIEAVQGTGGYVIPPRDYFRRLKETCDRHKILIVDDEIQMGFYRTGKFWAIENFGITPDIIVFGKALTNGLNPISGVWAREELISPEVFPPGSTHSTFSANPLGTAVALETLKMLEEEDYESLVNEKGAYLLAGLRELERRHPESIGQVDGLGLALRIEVSKPDRTTPDRELTDRIFAEGLAGNLEARGRKMGLVLDVGGYYKNVFTLAPAFSITHEEMDLAVELLDQLFTRCAKK, from the coding sequence ATGTCATTGCCGGATACGACAACCAAAGCTGCGGAATTGCTGGAGCTTGAGCGCCGGTACTGCTCATTTGGCGACACCGTGCACTATCTTGATCCGCCCAAGGTTTTTTCCAACTGCGAAGGTTGTTACCTTTATGACGAGCAGGGTACGCCTTATCTTGATCTCCAGATGTGGTATTCCGCTGCGAACTTTGGTTATAAGAACCCACGGCTGAATGATGCCCTCAAACGGCAGGTGGACCGGCTGCCGCAACTGGCCTGCCAGTATCTGCACCCAGAAAAGATTGAAGTGGCGGCGCGCATCGCCCAATACTGCGAAAAACGCTTCGGCGTGAAGGGCCGCGTCCACTTCAACGTGGGCGGCTCACAGGCCATCGAGGATTCCATCAAGCTGGTGCGCAATGCCACCGGAAAGAACCTGATGTTCGCCTTCATGGGCAGCTATCACGGGCGGACTCTGGGCGCTTCGGCCATGACCTCCAGCTACCGCTACCGCCGGCGGTTCGGCCATTTCAGCGACCGTGCGCAATTTGTTTTTTACCCCTACTGCCATCGTTGCATTTATGGGCTGAAGCCCGAAACCTGCGGCCTCTATTGCGAGGAGCAGTTCGAGAAGCTGTTTGATTCGGAATATTACGGCGTCTGGGACGCAAAGGCCGAAGTCTCAGAGTTCGGCGCTTTCTACATTGAGGCGGTGCAGGGAACGGGCGGCTACGTGATTCCGCCGCGCGACTATTTCAGGCGCCTGAAAGAGACCTGCGACCGGCACAAGATCCTGATCGTAGACGACGAGATCCAGATGGGCTTCTACCGGACGGGCAAGTTCTGGGCGATTGAAAATTTCGGGATTACGCCGGACATCATTGTTTTTGGCAAGGCGCTGACAAACGGTTTGAACCCGATTTCAGGCGTCTGGGCACGCGAGGAGCTGATCTCGCCGGAGGTGTTTCCGCCCGGCTCAACGCACTCAACTTTTTCCGCCAATCCGCTGGGCACGGCCGTCGCTCTTGAAACGTTGAAGATGCTGGAAGAGGAAGATTACGAGTCGCTGGTGAATGAGAAGGGCGCGTATCTGCTGGCCGGGCTGCGCGAACTCGAGCGGCGGCATCCGGAGTCGATCGGGCAGGTGGATGGATTGGGCCTCGCGCTGCGGATTGAAGTCTCGAAGCCAGACAGGACCACTCCCGACCGCGAGCTGACGGACCGCATCTTCGCCGAAGGTCTGGCCGGAAACCTGGAAGCCCGTGGACGCAAGATGGGCCTGGTGCTCGACGTGGGCGGATATTACAAGAACGTCTTTACGCTGGCCCCCGCTTTCTCCATCACCCACGAAGAAATGGACCTTGCTGTCGAACTGCTCGACCAGTTGTTTACCCGCTGCGCGAAAAAGTAG
- a CDS encoding phenylacetate--CoA ligase family protein, with protein MVGNLRKIVEQRLIGGSIPRLVRWGKSLPPGLIHRIQMGGFRRVVRYAAARQKFFAGKLQEAGLRVDQIHRPEDLGDIFTTPEDVRNLPAEEFLCREPESVFETTGTSGGPKRVYFGYDEVDLSARYEAAGFYENGMRPGDRVVCTFDAGYWISSWVTYLACKQIGVFCSAVGKPQPAEAYERLANYRYNVIVADPTWLVSLSEIAEKRGTFPVKLIFAAGDRMTDTYRDYVQRTWKAPVILGYGSTEMGGGAGIECLERNGYHVDEFNLMFEILDPDPDGYGELVVTTLSRRTMPFIRYRVRDITRFLGAPCPCGTTVRRIARIRGRRDEMVVMGAGNMYPEIFEKVLCDVPGLSANWQVAVRQEELHDILEFRLELSNGVSTSTVEDAVRKNLKARYPDVWANQECGMYRLAFRFASSGTLVQGRKRKRLVDERGE; from the coding sequence ATGGTTGGCAACCTGCGGAAGATTGTCGAACAACGGCTGATCGGCGGCTCGATTCCCCGGCTTGTCCGCTGGGGCAAATCTCTTCCGCCGGGACTGATCCATAGAATCCAGATGGGCGGCTTTCGGCGGGTAGTCCGCTACGCAGCCGCCCGCCAGAAATTCTTTGCAGGAAAGCTGCAGGAGGCAGGGCTCCGGGTGGACCAGATCCATCGGCCGGAAGACCTTGGAGATATCTTTACCACGCCCGAAGATGTTCGTAACCTGCCGGCTGAGGAATTCCTTTGCAGGGAGCCGGAATCCGTGTTTGAAACCACCGGGACCTCCGGCGGGCCCAAACGGGTTTACTTTGGATACGACGAGGTTGATTTATCGGCGCGCTATGAGGCTGCGGGATTTTATGAAAACGGCATGCGCCCGGGCGACCGCGTGGTTTGCACGTTTGACGCCGGATACTGGATCAGCAGCTGGGTGACTTATCTGGCCTGCAAGCAGATCGGCGTTTTCTGCTCCGCTGTCGGCAAGCCGCAACCGGCTGAGGCCTATGAACGCCTGGCAAATTATCGCTACAATGTGATCGTGGCGGACCCCACGTGGCTGGTGAGCCTGAGCGAAATTGCCGAAAAGCGGGGAACTTTTCCGGTCAAGCTGATCTTCGCGGCGGGCGACCGCATGACCGACACTTACCGGGATTACGTCCAGCGGACCTGGAAGGCGCCGGTGATTCTGGGCTACGGTTCAACGGAAATGGGCGGCGGCGCTGGAATTGAGTGTCTTGAGCGCAACGGCTACCACGTGGATGAGTTCAACCTGATGTTTGAGATTCTCGACCCGGACCCGGACGGCTACGGCGAACTGGTGGTAACCACGCTTTCACGCCGTACCATGCCGTTCATCCGCTACCGGGTGCGCGACATCACGCGCTTTCTTGGCGCACCCTGTCCCTGTGGAACGACCGTGCGCCGCATCGCGCGGATCCGTGGCCGCCGTGACGAAATGGTGGTGATGGGCGCTGGAAACATGTACCCGGAGATTTTTGAAAAAGTTTTGTGCGACGTTCCAGGGCTTTCAGCCAACTGGCAGGTTGCCGTACGGCAGGAAGAGTTGCACGATATCCTGGAATTCCGTTTGGAACTTTCTAATGGTGTTTCCACCTCGACGGTGGAGGACGCAGTCAGAAAAAATCTGAAAGCGCGGTACCCGGACGTCTGGGCCAATCAGGAGTGCGGGATGTACAGGCTGGCCTTCCGGTTTGCCTCCTCCGGCACGCTCGTCCAGGGGCGGAAGCGTAAGCGCCTTGTGGACGAGCGCGGGGAGTAA